The Arachis duranensis cultivar V14167 chromosome 2, aradu.V14167.gnm2.J7QH, whole genome shotgun sequence genome has a window encoding:
- the LOC107475267 gene encoding protein FAR1-RELATED SEQUENCE 5-like — MASPSPSMERKYPLYYHPSLDLQISPFFSVIGLKLSLKVAGDEDTTGGEADHRVGSVEGEGFARLESDEYDLQEDETENDHPVEGKRSAGMESDENTFRKMIQNTTIMQRPMSTMGMRLNWKTVWTAPEEYVDIAFEFYQQYAKHHGFGARRSRSEKRGEVRIRQEFVCHRQGFRSPKFYSMPNRQKRPRAETRCGCPARMLLRMDDESGRWHVAFFSDVHNHHVLELQFSSMLPGHRRMSEADIEQMNDMRKGGIGVSRIYGFMASLAGGYHNVPYTTRDMHNVNAKQRREGGQDAESCLRYLRECKANDPTLYYKEVVDGEGVLQHLFWCDGTSQIDYQVFGDVVAFDATYKKNVYLSPLVVFSGVNHHNQTVVFAAALVADEKEETYVWLLQQLQTSMKGKAPVSIITDGDRQMKSAIEQVFSEAHHRLCAWHLLRNATRNIGKPKFTRMFRDCMLGDYKVRTFQRKWFEMVEKFGVTDKRWVQDMYERRHNWATAHIRGKFFAGFRTTSRCEGLHAVISRYVKSRYSYTEFLRHFHRCLMFVCAKEVEADFECAKGDSVMTTNLKQLERSAVDNYTRAIFYLFVPILDRACAMRVVDSEDNGSYFIHTISRYGTPGKDWRVVATFDTREVRCTCMRMECFRVPCEHIIAVLVLNNVHEILRSLILPRWTKDTKLVAVQSMGVIWDSVQLTQHWCLRDWYRKVCKIACHSTEKFQFARDIAVLMLKHFENEDAGNTNFPPKGPPTEGGRPLARNPPRRNTKGNGAHGGKKTQRCRLCREVGHNRTTCPERHTMEPSSAVAEDMDSMDTDMVYDNLSGDLYATAEIPSFQCSDSDTQAGFANSNFAGTNTSGPVMSLAD, encoded by the exons ATGGCTTCGCCGTCTCCATCAATGGAAAGAAAGTACCCGTTGTATTATCACCCTTCACTTGATTTACAAATATCTCCCTTTTTTTCCGTCATAGGTCTGAAATTGTCTTTGAA GGTTGCCGGGGATGAAGATACCACTGGGGGTGAAGCAGACCATAGAGTTGGATCGGTTGAGGGCGAAGGCTTTGCAAGGTTGGAGTCGGACGAGTACGATTTACAGGAAGATGAAACAGAAAACGACCATCCGGTTGAGGGCAAACGTTCTGCAGGGATGGAGTCGGACGAGAACACTTTCAGGAAGATGATACAGAACACGACCATCATGCAGAGGCCGATGTCGACAATGGGGATGCGGTTGAATTGGAAGACAGTTTGGACGGCGCCGGAGGAAT ATGTTGACATTGCATTTGAGTTCTACCAACAATATGCAAAGCACCATGGCTTCGGCGCGAGACGTTCCAGAAGCGAAAAACGCGGCGAAGTAAGGATACGGCAGGAGTTTGTGTGCCACCGACAAGGGTTCCGATCCCCGAAGTTCTACTCGATGCCTAACCGGCAAAAGAGGCCGAGGGCCGAGACACGGTGTGGATGCCCTGCAAGGATGCTACTCCGCATGGACGATGAATCAGGACGCTGGCACGTTGCGTTTTTTTCAGACGTGCATAACCACCACGTTCTTGAGTTGCAATTTTCTTCCATGCTCCCGGGCCATCGGAGGATGAGCGAAGCGGACATCGAGCAGATGAACGACATGCGCAAAGGGGGCATTGGCGTCTCTCGAATCTACGGTTTTATGGCGAGCCTGGCCGGCGGGTATCATAATGTCCCGTACACAACAAGGGACATGCACAATGTAAATGCGAAGCAACGAAGGGAGGGTGGCCAAGATGCGGAATCGTGCCTAAGGTATCTCCGAGAGTGCAAGGCAAATGATCCAACACTATACTACAAGGAAGTTGTTGACGGTGAGGGCGTGTTGCAACACTTGTTTTGGTGTGACGGCACCAGCCAAATTGATTACCAGGTGTTTGGAGACGTGGTTGCATTTGATGCAACGTACAAGAAAAACGTTTACCTTTCACCTCTTGTAGTATTCTCCGGTGTGAATCACCACAACCAAACGGTTGTCTTTGCCGCTGCACTGGTGGCAGACGAGAAAGAAGAGACCTATGTATGGCTGCTTCAGCAGTTACAAACTTCAATGAAAGGGAAGGCTCCCGTGTCCATAATAACCGACGGTGACAGGCAAATGAAGTCTGCGATCGAGCAAGTTTTTTCAGAGGCTCACCATCGACTCTGCGCTTGGCATCTACTCCGAAACGCCACGAGAAACATCGGAAAGCCCAAATTCACCAGGATGTTTAGGGATTGCATGCTCGGCGACTACAAGGTCCGAACATTTCAGAGAAAGTGGTTTGAGATGGTTGAGAAATTTGGCGTCACCGATAAAAGATGGGTACAGGACATGTACGAGAGAAGGCACAATTGGGCCACAGCACACATACGGGGAAAGTTCTTTGCCGGATTTCGAACAACATCAAGGTGCGAGGGCTTGCACGCTGTGATATCACGGTATGTTAAGTCTCGATATAGCTACACTGAGTTTTTACGTCATTTCCATCGATGCTTGATGTTCGTGTGCGCAAAGGAGGTGGAGGCTGATTTCGAGTGTGCAAAGGGTGACTCTGTTATGACCACCAACCTGAAACAGCTGGAGCGGAGTGCAGTCGACAACTACACTCGTGCGatattctatttatttgttCCCATTCTTGACAGGGCCTGTGCAATGAGGGTGGTTGACTCTGAAGACAACGGTTCCTATTTTATCCACACCATCTCTCGATACGGCACTCCGGGGAAGGATTGGCGTGTTGTTGCAACGTTTGATACGAGGGAGGTCCGATGCACGTGCATGAGAATGGAATGTTTTAGGGTCCCATGCGAACATATAATTGCGGTGCTTGTTCTTAACAATGTTCATGAGATCCTGAGGTCTCTGATATTACCGAGATGGACCAAGGATACAAAACTTGTGGCGGTGCAGTCGATGGGCGTGATTTGGGATTCTGTACAACTGACGCAACACTGGTGCCTGAGGGATTGGTACCGGAAAGTGTGCAAGATTGCATGTCACAGCACCGAAAAGTTCCAGTTTGCAAGAGACATAGCCGTGCTGATGCTGAAGCACTTCGAGAACGAAGATGCAGGGAACACCAATTTTCCACCCAAGGGGCCACCTACTGAGGGTGGCAGACCCCTGGCGCGGAATCCACCCAGGCGCAATACAAAGGGTAACGGCGCTCATGGTGGAAAGAAAACCCAGCGATGTCGTTTGTGCCGGGAGGTGGGACACAACAGGACAACGTGTCCGGAGCGCCACACAATGGAACCATCCAGCGCAGTTGCAGAAGACATGGATTCGATGGACACTGACATG GTCTATGATAATTTATCCGGCGATCTGTATGCAACCGCGGAGATTCCTTCGTTCCAATGCTCCGATAGTGACACGCAGGCTGGGTTTGCTAACAGCAACTTCGCTGGGACCAACACGTCCGGACCAGTCATGTCACTCGCCGATTGA
- the LOC107475266 gene encoding uncharacterized protein LOC107475266, giving the protein MHPDGVGGYNRPFRAKLTPQVSVNKKAIGMRGHNAISREGSSSISSSSVDASTPRCHCGVRSPIRIAWKCDYLGRRFYGCSGYGTSRKCSFFQWYDPEPPARYSDVIRRLLETNKGIRSENTELKKTRQELLDELRSLQQSLHETRADLEAAVSASTAMEDNMLASVATTRRRGILITVLISVIILLVFLPIKIAC; this is encoded by the exons ATGCATCCGGACGGGGTTGGGGGCTATAATCGACCGTTTCGTGCTAAGTTGACGCCACAGGTGTCAGTCAACAAGAAGGCCATTGGGATGCGAGGACATAATGCCATTAGCAGAGAG GGATCCTCTTCCATAAGCTCGTCCTCTGTCGATGCATCGACGCCTCGATGTCACTGTGGCGTGAGGTCGCCAATCAGAATCGCTTGGAAATGTGACTATCTGGGCAGAAGATTTTATGGATGTTCTGGGTACGGAACCAGCAGGAAATGCTCGTTCTTTCAGTGGTATGATCCAGAGCCCCCGGCTCGTTATTCCGATGTCATTCGCAGGTTGCTGGAAACGAACAAGGGCATTAGAAGCGAGAACACGGAGTTGAAGAAGACAAGACAGGAACTCCTAGACGAGTTGCGTTCTTTGCAACAGAGTTTGCATGAAACAAGGGCAGATTTGGAGGCCGCCGTTTCAGCCTCTACGGCCATGGAAGACAACATGCTTGCGAGTGTCGCGACGACGAGGAGGCGAGGTATTTTGATCACCGTGCTGATATCCGTCATCATTTTGTTGGTTTTTTTACCGATCAAGATCGCTTGTTGA